One window from the genome of Haloprofundus halobius encodes:
- a CDS encoding ABC transporter permease has protein sequence MVSPRTWRNLRRELRGSALAKIGIVLVLAIILVAMFAPFLAPYDPYQQDLQNSQVPPLGFSTTENETRSEMVDGEIETVEEEVTVNATMAHPLGTDALGRDMLSRTIYGARTSLLVGLFGTMLAVLIGVTVGLTAGYYGGRVDDGLMRMSDIMLAFPSLVLAIALIGLFGGVTIRIPDPFVALGLAPEMPSSIVLPGTVVLVVALVNWVWFARVARGEALSLRNEEYVKAARALGASDGSIMLRHVLPNSITPILVLATIQVAAIILLESSLSYLGFSGANLSWGLDIAQGRNYLASAWWIASIPGVAIVFAVIGVNLVGDWLRDALDPSIEGEGGV, from the coding sequence ATGGTCTCTCCACGCACGTGGCGGAACCTCCGCCGCGAACTTCGGGGGAGCGCGCTCGCGAAGATCGGCATCGTGCTGGTGCTCGCTATCATCCTCGTCGCGATGTTCGCGCCGTTCCTCGCGCCGTACGACCCGTATCAGCAGGACCTGCAGAACTCGCAGGTACCGCCGCTCGGCTTCAGTACGACCGAGAACGAGACGCGTTCGGAGATGGTCGACGGCGAGATCGAGACCGTCGAGGAGGAGGTGACGGTCAACGCGACGATGGCCCACCCGCTCGGCACCGACGCGCTTGGCCGCGACATGCTCTCGCGGACCATCTACGGCGCACGTACCTCGCTGCTCGTCGGCCTGTTCGGCACGATGCTGGCGGTGCTCATCGGGGTCACCGTCGGTCTCACCGCCGGCTACTACGGCGGCCGCGTCGACGACGGACTGATGCGGATGTCCGACATCATGTTGGCGTTCCCCTCGCTCGTCTTGGCTATCGCGCTCATCGGCCTGTTCGGCGGGGTGACGATACGGATACCCGACCCGTTCGTCGCGCTCGGACTCGCGCCCGAGATGCCGTCGAGCATCGTCTTACCGGGGACCGTCGTCCTCGTCGTCGCGCTGGTGAACTGGGTGTGGTTCGCCCGCGTCGCCCGCGGCGAGGCGCTCAGCCTCCGCAACGAGGAGTACGTGAAGGCCGCCCGCGCGCTCGGCGCGAGCGACGGCTCCATCATGCTCCGTCACGTCCTCCCCAACAGCATCACCCCCATCCTGGTGTTGGCGACGATTCAGGTCGCCGCCATCATCCTCCTGGAGAGTTCGCTGTCGTACCTCGGCTTCTCGGGGGCGAACCTCTCGTGGGGGCTCGACATCGCACAGGGCCGTAACTACCTGGCGTCGGCGTGGTGGATCGCGTCGATTCCCGGCGTCGCCATCGTCTTCGCCGTCATCGGGGTCAACCTCGTCGGCGACTGGCTACGCGACGCGCTCGACCCAAGCATCGAAGGGGAAGGAGGCGTCTAA
- a CDS encoding ABC transporter permease — protein sequence MSFARFIIKRSLQGIFVVWGVVTVVFLLRFSTPGDPVNFIAPLDASPELRQRIAEELGLNQPLYVQYLDYLAGLLTGDMGYSYISGTEAAARIFARLPATVELAVAATVVAIVISIPLGVVSATRRHEPADYAATTFSLAGISTPNFWLGIMLVLVFAVQLNFLPTSRRPVGFGQAFELLVLSGNYAGIVLWLQHITLPAITLGTYFTALVTRLTRSGMLDELGKSYVDAARAKGLPETLVRYKHALRNTLIPVITVLGLQLGSLIGGAVITEAVFAWPGLGTLVINSINTRDWPLIQGSLIVIGTSFVFVNIAVDALYAYVNPQVVYD from the coding sequence ATGTCATTTGCGCGATTCATAATCAAGCGGAGCCTACAGGGAATCTTCGTCGTCTGGGGTGTCGTGACGGTGGTGTTTCTCCTTCGGTTCTCCACGCCGGGCGACCCCGTCAACTTCATCGCCCCGTTAGACGCCAGCCCCGAGCTTCGGCAACGTATCGCCGAGGAACTGGGGTTGAACCAACCGCTGTACGTCCAGTACCTCGACTATCTCGCGGGCCTGCTCACCGGCGACATGGGCTACTCGTACATCTCCGGGACGGAGGCGGCGGCGCGCATCTTCGCGCGACTCCCGGCGACGGTCGAACTCGCCGTCGCCGCGACCGTCGTCGCGATCGTCATCTCGATACCGCTCGGCGTCGTCAGCGCGACTCGGCGACACGAGCCCGCCGACTACGCCGCGACGACGTTCTCGCTTGCGGGCATCAGCACACCGAACTTCTGGCTCGGCATCATGCTCGTGCTCGTCTTCGCGGTACAGTTGAACTTCCTGCCGACGAGTCGTCGACCCGTCGGGTTCGGGCAGGCGTTCGAACTCCTGGTGTTATCGGGCAACTACGCCGGAATCGTCCTCTGGTTGCAGCACATCACGCTCCCGGCCATCACGCTCGGGACGTACTTCACGGCGCTCGTGACGCGTCTCACCCGTAGCGGGATGCTCGACGAACTCGGCAAGAGCTACGTCGACGCCGCGCGCGCGAAGGGACTCCCCGAGACGCTCGTGCGCTACAAACACGCGCTGCGGAACACGCTCATTCCGGTCATCACCGTCCTCGGCCTGCAGTTGGGGTCGCTCATCGGCGGCGCGGTCATCACCGAGGCGGTGTTCGCGTGGCCCGGACTCGGGACCTTGGTCATCAACAGCATCAACACCCGCGACTGGCCGCTCATCCAGGGCAGTCTCATCGTGATCGGGACGAGTTTCGTCTTCGTCAACATCGCCGTCGACGCGCTGTACGCGTACGTCAACCCTCAGGTGGTGTACGACTGA
- a CDS encoding ABC transporter substrate-binding protein, which produces MTEDRQSRVSRRRYLQLAGGAAATAALAGCSGDSDEINTDTPAAGNESGGNDTGNDTGTSDSEDNQDDSEFAVTITQGQMDSGLDPHDHRETNTDIILMQIYEGALDRNREGQVIEGLAEDYEQTEPDRVRLTLREGVTFHNGDELTPEDVAFSINRIVDEDVGGLASPQSDQLAGITEAQPVDGERAVDVVSDGVNPMAIGLLASYGEIVQQSWIESRESNEINSDANGTGPFQLSNYTQDEQVEYTKYEDYWREPAEVDALTINAASESSTRVNQLVSGETDIIVNVPPQEVSRIEDSGDAGVEAVPSTRVIYNGMRYDVEPFSSRQFRQAMNYAIDLDTIISEVLSDFSDPTGQPTLEGFTGYNPDIDPYPYDVEQAEQLVEESGFAGATLELHTPVGRYLKDLEIAQAVVGYINELSNVEAEVNQRDFGDLAAQLTTGNIEDMPDWYLIGWGNETFDASQTLIPLLTTDGSLSSWSNEEFDGLMEEAGQTPDEDEREQILREANQLAHDEAPWIFLNRQYSVYGASSRIEWEARRDESIKAYEIMQP; this is translated from the coding sequence ATGACTGAAGACAGGCAGTCACGTGTTAGCAGACGCCGTTACCTCCAGTTGGCAGGCGGTGCCGCGGCAACCGCAGCGCTCGCCGGTTGTTCCGGTGACTCCGACGAGATCAACACCGATACGCCGGCGGCCGGCAACGAAAGCGGTGGCAACGACACCGGTAACGACACCGGTACCTCCGACAGCGAGGACAACCAGGACGACAGCGAGTTCGCCGTCACCATCACGCAAGGACAGATGGACTCCGGTCTCGACCCTCACGACCACCGTGAGACGAACACCGACATCATCCTGATGCAGATCTACGAGGGCGCACTCGACCGCAACCGCGAAGGGCAGGTGATCGAGGGTCTCGCCGAGGACTACGAACAGACGGAGCCGGACCGCGTTCGCCTGACGCTCCGCGAGGGCGTGACGTTCCACAACGGTGACGAGCTCACCCCCGAGGACGTGGCGTTCAGCATCAACCGCATCGTTGACGAGGACGTCGGCGGGTTGGCGAGTCCGCAGAGCGACCAGTTGGCGGGTATCACCGAGGCACAGCCCGTCGACGGCGAGCGCGCGGTCGACGTCGTCTCCGACGGCGTCAACCCGATGGCTATCGGCCTGCTCGCCAGCTACGGCGAGATCGTCCAGCAGTCCTGGATCGAGTCGAGAGAGTCCAACGAGATCAACAGCGACGCCAACGGCACGGGACCGTTCCAGCTGTCGAACTACACGCAGGACGAGCAGGTCGAGTACACGAAGTACGAGGACTACTGGCGCGAGCCGGCGGAGGTCGACGCGCTCACCATCAACGCGGCCTCCGAGTCGAGCACGCGGGTCAACCAGCTCGTCAGCGGCGAGACCGACATCATCGTCAACGTGCCGCCGCAGGAGGTCAGCCGTATCGAGGACAGCGGCGACGCGGGCGTCGAGGCGGTGCCGAGTACGCGCGTCATCTACAACGGGATGCGCTACGACGTCGAGCCGTTCTCGAGCCGGCAGTTCCGTCAGGCGATGAACTACGCCATCGACCTCGACACCATCATCTCGGAGGTGCTGTCGGACTTCTCGGACCCGACGGGCCAGCCGACGCTCGAAGGGTTCACCGGCTACAACCCGGACATCGACCCGTACCCGTACGACGTCGAACAGGCGGAACAGCTGGTCGAAGAGAGCGGCTTCGCCGGCGCGACCCTCGAACTGCACACGCCGGTCGGCCGCTACCTGAAGGACCTCGAGATCGCGCAGGCCGTCGTCGGCTACATCAACGAACTGTCGAACGTCGAGGCCGAGGTGAACCAACGTGACTTCGGTGACCTCGCCGCGCAACTCACGACCGGCAACATCGAGGACATGCCCGACTGGTACCTCATCGGCTGGGGCAACGAGACGTTCGACGCGAGCCAGACGCTCATCCCGCTGCTCACGACTGACGGGTCGCTGTCGAGTTGGAGCAACGAGGAGTTCGACGGCCTCATGGAGGAGGCCGGACAGACCCCCGACGAGGACGAGCGCGAACAGATACTGCGGGAGGCGAACCAGCTCGCCCACGACGAGGCGCCGTGGATCTTCCTCAACCGACAGTACAGCGTCTACGGCGCGAGCTCCCGCATCGAGTGGGAGGCGCGCCGCGACGAGTCGATAAAGGCGTACGAAATCATGCAGCCGTAA
- a CDS encoding ribonuclease H, with product MAAHRRSSLRNLFDQSPTPHIAHPPRTHHRQFYVATDGSYRPDGGGLGAVIETRDGVRVARVSLPDVVPNNNVAEYRALHLGLDVLAARAPKTASVGVLIDHDDLAANVNAATLAAADPSWNPAGTPPIPAGSENHWRGILARISGFADLRAARIDSRENPAHVLANAPTEYTHVNREPDRCVLPEPLGAPSVGDDGVLPPSRTERPAGD from the coding sequence ATGGCCGCACACCGCCGGTCATCGCTCAGGAATCTGTTCGACCAATCGCCCACCCCGCACATCGCGCACCCGCCGCGGACACACCACCGTCAGTTCTACGTCGCTACCGACGGGTCGTACCGTCCCGACGGTGGGGGCCTCGGGGCCGTCATCGAGACGCGCGACGGCGTGCGAGTCGCCCGCGTCTCGCTGCCCGACGTCGTGCCGAACAACAACGTCGCGGAGTACCGCGCGCTCCACCTCGGACTCGACGTGCTGGCGGCCCGTGCCCCGAAAACCGCGAGTGTCGGCGTTCTCATCGACCACGACGACCTGGCGGCGAACGTCAACGCCGCGACGCTCGCCGCGGCGGACCCGTCGTGGAACCCCGCCGGAACGCCGCCGATTCCCGCCGGCAGCGAGAACCATTGGCGCGGCATCCTCGCGCGCATCTCGGGGTTCGCCGACCTTCGGGCGGCGCGCATCGACAGCCGGGAGAACCCCGCGCACGTGCTGGCGAACGCGCCCACCGAGTACACCCACGTGAACCGCGAGCCCGACCGGTGCGTCCTCCCGGAACCGCTCGGAGCGCCGAGCGTCGGCGACGACGGGGTACTCCCGCCGTCGCGGACGGAACGTCCGGCGGGCGACTGA
- the cysE gene encoding serine O-acetyltransferase, whose translation MPSPWTRLREDLRAALENDPAALSRTEVLLTYPGVHALWMHRLAHALWNAHLHLPARLLSHLSRFLTGVELHPAATVGRRVFVDHGMGVVVGETAEIGDDVVLYHGVTLGGNSMRRTKRHPTIEDDVVLGANATLVGPITVGEGARVGAGAVVIDDVPPGTSVVGNPARPAGGSSGENGGDGGSRGDDDSRTDEASDDAADTRDR comes from the coding sequence ATGCCGTCACCGTGGACACGACTCCGGGAGGACCTGCGCGCCGCACTGGAGAACGACCCCGCCGCGCTGAGTCGCACGGAGGTACTGCTCACGTACCCCGGAGTCCACGCGCTCTGGATGCACCGCCTCGCACACGCGCTCTGGAACGCGCACCTCCATCTCCCCGCCCGCCTGCTCTCGCACCTCTCGCGCTTTCTCACGGGCGTCGAACTTCACCCGGCGGCGACGGTGGGACGACGGGTGTTCGTCGACCACGGGATGGGCGTCGTCGTCGGCGAGACGGCCGAAATCGGCGACGACGTGGTACTCTACCACGGCGTCACGCTCGGCGGCAACTCGATGCGCCGGACGAAGCGACACCCGACCATCGAGGACGACGTCGTTCTGGGCGCGAACGCGACGCTCGTCGGTCCCATCACCGTCGGCGAAGGCGCACGCGTCGGGGCCGGTGCCGTCGTCATCGACGACGTACCCCCCGGGACCTCCGTCGTCGGCAATCCCGCCCGCCCGGCCGGAGGGTCGTCCGGCGAAAACGGCGGAGACGGCGGTTCGCGCGGGGACGACGACTCCCGCACCGACGAAGCATCCGACGACGCGGCGGACACTCGCGACCGGTGA
- a CDS encoding twin-arginine translocase subunit TatC — translation MVLETDSARELGPRGGGVLLRTVRVRARELALLFSAAVALTLVAFRATGVDLQRAALRAYAPAGTALSTDPLVSLAVELQTAMLVGVFATGAVLLWHTREEVRPHGARTGRLYLLSAGLFVVGVALGAALVVPALLELLKFGVLRSGFVPAYRPYWLAEVALFLPVAVGVALSLPTLMVALVGDGVVSSTVLHRDWGFALLGVLAYASVYSPPDSVTFVVYGGVLLGGYVAGLVVLTFG, via the coding sequence ATGGTCCTCGAAACAGATAGCGCACGGGAGCTCGGTCCCAGAGGTGGTGGCGTACTTCTGCGGACGGTCCGTGTGCGGGCACGCGAACTGGCCCTCCTGTTTTCGGCCGCCGTCGCGCTGACGCTCGTCGCGTTTCGAGCGACCGGTGTCGACTTACAGCGCGCGGCGCTCCGCGCGTACGCCCCGGCGGGAACCGCACTCTCGACGGACCCGTTGGTCTCGCTCGCCGTCGAACTGCAGACCGCGATGCTCGTCGGCGTCTTCGCCACCGGAGCGGTACTGCTCTGGCACACCCGCGAGGAGGTGCGTCCCCACGGGGCGCGGACGGGGCGGCTCTATCTCCTGTCGGCGGGGCTCTTCGTGGTCGGTGTCGCTCTCGGCGCGGCGCTCGTCGTTCCTGCGCTCCTCGAACTGCTCAAGTTCGGCGTCCTCCGGAGCGGGTTCGTCCCCGCGTACCGGCCCTACTGGCTCGCGGAGGTGGCGCTGTTTCTCCCCGTCGCCGTCGGCGTCGCCCTCTCGCTGCCGACGCTGATGGTCGCGCTCGTCGGCGACGGCGTCGTCTCCTCGACGGTGCTGCACCGAGACTGGGGGTTCGCGCTCCTCGGCGTGCTCGCCTACGCGTCGGTGTACTCCCCGCCGGACTCGGTGACGTTCGTCGTCTACGGCGGCGTGCTCCTCGGCGGCTACGTCGCCGGGTTGGTCGTGCTGACGTTCGGGTAG
- a CDS encoding NADP-dependent malic enzyme: MGLDDDAREYHRQSPPGKIEISTTKPTNTQRDLSLAYSPGVAAPCLDIADDADEAYNYTAKGNLVGVVSNGSAVLGLGNIGAQASKPVMEGKGVLFKRFADIDVFDIELDRADPDEIIECVSAMEPTFGGINLEDIKAPECFEIESRLREEVSIPVFHDDQHGTAIISGAALLNAAEIVDKELDELDIVFSGAGASAIATARFYVSLGAKRENITMCDSSGIITVDRSDEVNEFKREFAADRPNGDLADAMEGADVFVGLSVADIVSPEMVRSMADDPVIFAMANPDPEIPYEAAKDARDDTVIMATGRSDYPNQVNNVLGFPFIFRGALDVRATEINEAMKVAAAEALAELARQDVPDAVVKAYGDQPLQFGSEYIIPKPLDPRVLFEVAPAVAQAAMTSGAARKDIDVADYEERLEARLGKSREMMRVVLNKAKSNPKRVALAEGTDEKMIRAAYQIREQGIAEPILLGDADTIRDTAANLGLEFDVNIVDPAGEDHEGYADRLHELRQRKGITRSEAGELIRRDSNYFGSVMVEQGDADALLTGLTHHYPSALRPPLQVIGTAEDADYAAGVYMLTFKNRVIFAADTTVNLDPTADVLAEVTKHTAELARRFNVEPRAAMLSYSNFGSVDNEGTRKPRDAVGLLHEDPEVDFPVDGEMQADTAVVEEILEGTYDFTDLDEPANVLIFPNLEAGNIGYKLLQRLGGAEAIGPMLVGMDKPVHVLQRGDEVKDIVNLAGVAVVDAQEE; the protein is encoded by the coding sequence ATGGGGCTGGATGACGACGCACGGGAGTACCACCGACAATCACCTCCCGGCAAAATCGAGATTTCGACGACCAAACCGACGAACACCCAACGCGACCTGAGCCTGGCGTACTCGCCCGGCGTCGCCGCACCGTGTCTGGATATCGCCGACGACGCCGACGAGGCGTACAACTACACCGCCAAAGGCAACCTGGTCGGCGTCGTATCGAACGGTTCTGCGGTGCTCGGCCTCGGCAACATCGGTGCGCAGGCGTCGAAGCCCGTCATGGAGGGTAAGGGCGTCCTGTTCAAGCGCTTCGCCGACATCGACGTGTTCGACATCGAGTTGGACCGCGCCGACCCCGACGAGATAATCGAGTGCGTCTCCGCGATGGAGCCGACGTTCGGCGGGATCAACCTCGAAGACATCAAAGCGCCCGAGTGCTTCGAAATCGAGTCGCGACTCCGCGAGGAGGTATCGATCCCCGTCTTCCACGACGACCAGCACGGGACGGCCATCATCTCCGGCGCGGCGCTTCTGAACGCCGCCGAAATCGTCGACAAGGAACTCGACGAACTCGACATCGTCTTCTCGGGCGCCGGCGCGAGCGCCATCGCGACGGCGCGGTTCTACGTCTCGCTCGGCGCGAAGCGCGAGAACATCACGATGTGCGACTCCTCGGGCATCATCACCGTCGACCGCTCCGACGAGGTCAACGAGTTCAAGCGCGAGTTCGCCGCCGACCGCCCGAACGGCGACCTCGCCGACGCGATGGAGGGCGCCGACGTGTTCGTCGGTCTCTCCGTCGCCGACATCGTCTCGCCGGAGATGGTTCGGTCGATGGCCGACGACCCCGTCATCTTCGCGATGGCGAACCCCGACCCCGAGATACCGTACGAGGCGGCGAAAGACGCCCGCGACGACACGGTCATCATGGCGACGGGGCGCTCGGACTACCCGAACCAGGTGAACAACGTGCTCGGCTTCCCGTTCATCTTCCGCGGCGCGCTCGACGTGCGCGCGACCGAGATCAACGAGGCGATGAAAGTCGCCGCCGCGGAGGCGCTCGCCGAACTGGCCCGCCAGGACGTGCCCGACGCCGTCGTGAAGGCGTACGGCGACCAGCCGTTGCAGTTCGGTTCCGAGTACATCATCCCGAAACCGCTCGACCCGCGCGTGCTGTTCGAGGTCGCGCCCGCCGTCGCACAGGCCGCCATGACCAGCGGCGCGGCCCGCAAGGACATCGACGTCGCCGACTACGAGGAGCGCCTCGAAGCCCGCCTCGGCAAGTCCCGCGAGATGATGCGCGTCGTCCTCAACAAGGCGAAGTCGAACCCCAAGCGCGTCGCCCTCGCGGAGGGGACCGACGAGAAGATGATCCGCGCCGCCTACCAGATTCGAGAGCAGGGCATCGCCGAACCCATCCTGCTTGGCGACGCCGACACCATCCGCGACACGGCCGCGAACCTCGGCCTGGAGTTCGACGTGAACATCGTCGACCCGGCGGGCGAGGACCACGAGGGCTACGCCGACCGACTCCACGAACTCCGCCAGCGCAAAGGCATCACCCGGAGCGAGGCGGGCGAACTGATCCGCCGCGACAGTAACTACTTCGGTAGTGTGATGGTCGAACAGGGCGACGCCGACGCGCTGCTCACGGGCCTGACGCACCACTACCCATCGGCGCTTCGACCGCCGCTGCAGGTCATCGGCACCGCCGAAGACGCCGACTACGCCGCCGGGGTGTACATGCTGACGTTCAAGAACCGGGTCATCTTCGCCGCCGACACGACGGTGAACCTCGACCCGACGGCGGACGTGCTCGCGGAGGTCACGAAACACACCGCCGAACTCGCGCGCCGGTTCAACGTCGAACCCCGCGCGGCGATGCTGTCGTACTCGAACTTCGGCAGCGTCGACAACGAGGGCACCCGAAAACCGCGCGACGCGGTGGGGCTGCTGCACGAGGACCCCGAGGTCGACTTCCCCGTCGACGGCGAGATGCAGGCCGACACCGCTGTCGTCGAGGAGATTCTCGAAGGCACCTACGACTTCACGGACCTCGACGAACCGGCGAACGTGCTCATCTTCCCGAACCTCGAAGCGGGCAACATCGGCTACAAACTGCTCCAGCGCCTCGGCGGCGCGGAGGCCATCGGCCCGATGCTCGTCGGCATGGACAAGCCGGTCCACGTGCTCCAGCGCGGCGACGAAGTCAAAGACATCGTGAATCTGGCGGGTGTGGCGGTCGTGGACGCGCAGGAAGAGTAA
- a CDS encoding DUF7544 domain-containing protein translates to MPWYAIDAIDDAIDSTRRFLFPFRLGRWLRLAVIVFFLGVLNTGSSPLNFGNFGGSGDVPTQPQPTPSPAPDPTTGVDPGTLAEVALLVGGVLVVLLALVLLFRLIGDVMRFVFLDALRTDDVRIRGPFRRRFGKGLRLFGFKLLLDVVVSVPILVGAALFVLAFVAPGLLSEYGIDPGLFSGLFAGVGVVGIVAALALFALVSVVLGLVVGLTNTFVTAVMLVEDVGVVDGWRRFWPTLRGEWKQYLVYLVMRAILGIGVGIATSIVVAIPGLVIGAIAVVVVIAIVSVFGAMLTPVTAALGGLTLLVAFLAFLLIALPVGIVVQTYFRMYELMVLGHSNPSFALVTIPADGDGGDDGDAGGDGAVGDDGDDGPDSGVGGSRHDDDDRFGDDDRFGDDDRTGSRSESGSRQSTTDETTSAGGDESDDDEEKHSDDGSGFRFGHDTR, encoded by the coding sequence GTGCCCTGGTACGCAATCGATGCAATCGACGATGCGATAGATTCCACTCGTCGATTCCTGTTCCCGTTTCGCCTCGGTCGGTGGCTCCGACTCGCAGTAATCGTCTTCTTCCTCGGCGTGTTGAACACCGGCAGTTCACCGCTGAATTTCGGTAATTTCGGGGGAAGCGGCGACGTGCCGACGCAACCACAGCCGACGCCCTCTCCAGCGCCTGACCCGACGACCGGCGTCGACCCCGGGACGCTCGCCGAGGTAGCCCTCCTCGTCGGCGGCGTCCTCGTGGTCCTCCTCGCCCTCGTCCTCCTGTTCCGCCTCATCGGCGACGTGATGCGATTCGTCTTCCTCGACGCCCTCCGCACCGACGACGTGCGCATCCGCGGGCCGTTCCGCCGTCGGTTCGGCAAGGGGCTTCGACTGTTCGGCTTCAAACTGCTCCTCGACGTGGTCGTCAGCGTGCCGATACTCGTCGGGGCCGCGCTGTTCGTCCTCGCGTTCGTCGCGCCCGGACTCCTCTCGGAGTACGGTATCGACCCCGGCCTCTTCAGCGGCCTCTTCGCCGGAGTCGGCGTCGTCGGAATCGTCGCGGCGCTCGCTCTCTTCGCCCTCGTGAGCGTCGTTCTCGGCCTCGTCGTCGGCCTGACGAACACGTTCGTCACCGCCGTGATGCTCGTCGAAGACGTGGGCGTCGTCGACGGGTGGCGGCGCTTCTGGCCGACGCTCCGCGGCGAGTGGAAGCAGTATCTCGTCTACCTCGTCATGCGGGCCATCCTCGGAATCGGTGTCGGCATCGCTACCAGCATCGTCGTCGCCATCCCCGGACTCGTCATCGGTGCGATAGCCGTCGTCGTCGTCATCGCAATCGTGAGCGTGTTCGGTGCGATGCTCACCCCGGTCACCGCCGCTCTGGGTGGACTGACGCTTCTGGTGGCGTTTCTGGCGTTCCTGCTCATCGCGCTTCCGGTCGGAATCGTCGTCCAGACGTACTTCCGGATGTACGAACTGATGGTGCTCGGGCACTCGAACCCCTCGTTCGCCCTCGTCACGATTCCGGCCGACGGAGACGGCGGCGACGATGGCGATGCCGGTGGCGACGGTGCTGTCGGTGACGACGGCGACGACGGACCCGACAGCGGAGTCGGTGGGAGCCGACACGATGACGACGATAGATTCGGCGACGACGACCGGTTCGGCGACGACGACCGGACCGGCAGTCGGTCCGAATCCGGGTCGCGGCAGTCGACGACCGACGAGACGACGTCTGCGGGCGGCGACGAGTCCGACGACGACGAAGAGAAGCACTCCGACGACGGCTCGGGGTTCAGATTCGGTCACGATACCCGCTGA
- a CDS encoding M24 family metallopeptidase: MTDHTDDAGVSTSGTADPSDALADRRRRLGQYLDDTGLDAVWFARPNSFAWLTGGDNVVSATADLGVAAAGYVASENGDAGDGEFRVVTDNIEAPRLVDEELPDEFSVETGQWYESSLAETVADRSPANAAADFEVPGFESVNASALRQPLSKGDIETYRALGRDTADAVEQVCRQLTADDTEHEAASALRVTLSARGINAPVVLVGGAERAQSYRHYTPKLEPLGDYALVSVTAERGGLHASTTRTVAFDPPEWLAERHEKAMRVEATALAATRDVAEHGGAASSVFDAIREAYDRVGFPDEWQHHHQGGAAGYAGREWFASPTADDDVHAPMGYAWNPTIQGAKSEDTVLVTGDRFETLTATGEWPSREVDAVGYDVAVERHELLSV; the protein is encoded by the coding sequence ATGACCGACCACACCGACGATGCCGGGGTCAGTACCAGCGGAACCGCCGACCCGTCCGACGCGCTCGCCGACCGGCGGCGACGACTCGGCCAGTATCTCGACGACACCGGTCTCGACGCCGTCTGGTTCGCCCGTCCGAACTCCTTCGCGTGGCTCACCGGCGGCGACAACGTCGTCAGCGCGACGGCCGACCTCGGCGTCGCCGCCGCGGGGTACGTCGCATCCGAGAACGGAGACGCCGGGGACGGCGAGTTCCGCGTCGTCACCGACAACATCGAAGCGCCGCGCCTCGTCGACGAGGAACTCCCCGACGAGTTCTCGGTCGAGACGGGGCAGTGGTACGAGTCGTCGCTCGCGGAGACGGTCGCCGACCGCTCGCCGGCGAACGCCGCGGCGGACTTCGAGGTGCCGGGTTTCGAGTCGGTCAACGCCTCGGCGCTCCGGCAACCACTCTCAAAGGGCGATATCGAGACGTACCGAGCGCTCGGGCGCGACACCGCCGACGCCGTCGAGCAGGTCTGTCGCCAACTGACCGCAGATGACACCGAACACGAGGCGGCGTCGGCGCTGCGCGTGACGCTCTCCGCCCGCGGCATCAACGCGCCCGTCGTCCTCGTCGGCGGCGCCGAGCGCGCGCAGTCGTACCGCCACTACACGCCGAAACTCGAACCGCTCGGCGACTACGCGCTCGTCTCGGTGACGGCCGAACGCGGCGGCCTCCACGCGAGCACGACCCGAACCGTCGCGTTCGACCCGCCCGAGTGGCTCGCCGAGCGACACGAGAAGGCGATGCGCGTCGAGGCGACGGCGCTGGCGGCGACGCGCGATGTCGCCGAGCACGGCGGCGCAGCGTCGAGCGTCTTCGACGCGATTCGGGAGGCGTACGACCGCGTCGGGTTCCCCGACGAGTGGCAGCACCACCATCAGGGCGGCGCGGCGGGCTACGCCGGACGCGAGTGGTTCGCGTCGCCGACGGCCGACGACGACGTTCACGCGCCGATGGGATACGCGTGGAATCCGACGATTCAGGGCGCGAAGAGCGAGGACACGGTGCTCGTCACCGGCGACAGGTTCGAGACGCTCACCGCAACCGGCGAGTGGCCGAGCCGGGAGGTCGACGCCGTCGGCTACGACGTCGCCGTCGAACGACACGAACTGCTCTCCGTGTAG